Proteins co-encoded in one Prevotella sp. E13-27 genomic window:
- a CDS encoding 3-methyl-2-oxobutanoate dehydrogenase subunit VorB — protein MAEQKISDNKEKQEVVLMKGNEAIARAAIRCGVDGYFGYPITPQSEVIETLAELKPWETTGMQVVQAESELASIYMVYGAAGAGKKAMTSSSSPGVALMQEGITYMAGAELPGVFVNVQRGGPGLGTIQPSQGDYFQATRGGGNGDYNVIVLAPASVQEMADFVDLAFELAFKYRNPAMILSDGVIGQMMEKVVLPPFKPRRTDEEVIEQCPWASTGKKKGQTRRVITSLELKPEEMEKRNLALQEKYRKIKDNEVRFETQQCDDAEYLIVAFGSAARIAEKAIEIAREEGLKVGLFRPITLWPFPEKEIAAMAKGKKGVLVAEINAGQMVQDVRLAINGAVPVEQFGRLGGIVPEPEEIVGALRSKLMNK, from the coding sequence ATGGCAGAACAAAAGATTTCCGACAACAAGGAGAAACAAGAGGTTGTGTTAATGAAGGGTAACGAGGCAATAGCCCGAGCTGCTATTCGTTGTGGTGTGGATGGCTATTTCGGCTATCCCATTACCCCTCAGAGTGAAGTGATTGAGACGTTGGCTGAGTTGAAGCCCTGGGAGACGACTGGTATGCAGGTCGTTCAGGCTGAGAGTGAGCTGGCATCTATATATATGGTATATGGCGCTGCTGGTGCTGGCAAGAAGGCTATGACGTCTTCGTCAAGCCCTGGCGTGGCTCTGATGCAGGAGGGTATTACCTATATGGCAGGAGCTGAACTGCCTGGCGTGTTTGTTAATGTTCAGCGTGGCGGCCCTGGCTTGGGCACTATCCAGCCTTCACAGGGTGACTATTTCCAGGCAACACGTGGCGGTGGTAATGGTGACTATAATGTCATTGTGTTGGCACCAGCTTCTGTTCAGGAAATGGCCGATTTCGTTGACTTGGCTTTTGAGCTTGCATTCAAATATCGTAACCCGGCAATGATTCTTTCTGATGGCGTTATCGGCCAGATGATGGAGAAAGTCGTTCTTCCTCCGTTTAAGCCACGTCGTACCGACGAAGAAGTTATTGAGCAGTGCCCATGGGCTTCTACTGGTAAGAAGAAAGGCCAGACAAGACGTGTCATTACCTCTCTTGAACTGAAGCCAGAAGAGATGGAGAAACGTAACTTGGCATTGCAGGAGAAATATCGCAAGATTAAGGATAATGAAGTGCGCTTTGAAACACAGCAGTGTGACGATGCCGAATATCTGATTGTTGCTTTCGGCTCTGCTGCACGTATTGCTGAGAAAGCTATCGAGATTGCTCGTGAAGAAGGTCTGAAGGTAGGCCTCTTCCGTCCTATTACATTGTGGCCTTTCCCTGAAAAGGAGATAGCAGCTATGGCAAAAGGAAAGAAAGGCGTGCTCGTTGCAGAGATTAATGCAGGCCAGATGGTTCAGGATGTGCGCTTGGCAATCAACGGCGCTGTTCCTGTAGAACAGTTCGGACGTTTAGGCGGAATAGTCCCAGAGCCTGAGGAGATCGTTGGTGCACTGCGTTCAAAGTTAATGAATAAGTAA
- a CDS encoding thiamine pyrophosphate-dependent enzyme — protein sequence MEAKDIISQENLVYKKPTLLNDTNMHYCPGCSHGVVHKLVAEVIEEMGMEEKAIGVSPVGCAVFAYNYIDIDWQEAAHGRAPAIATGIKRCWPDRLVFTYQGDGDLACIGTCETIHALNRGENIVIIFVNNAIYGMTGGQMAPTTLIGQKTSTCPYGRDPQIHGYPLKMADIAAQLEGTCFVTRQSVESVASINKAKKALKKAFQASMEGKGSSLVEFVSTCNSGWKLTPVQANEWMKENMFPFYPKGDLKDTTGL from the coding sequence ATGGAAGCAAAAGATATTATTTCACAGGAAAACTTGGTGTATAAAAAGCCAACGCTCCTTAACGATACAAATATGCACTATTGTCCTGGCTGCTCTCATGGCGTGGTGCATAAGCTTGTAGCTGAAGTTATAGAGGAAATGGGCATGGAGGAGAAGGCTATAGGCGTTAGTCCTGTAGGTTGCGCCGTCTTCGCGTACAATTATATAGATATAGACTGGCAGGAGGCTGCCCATGGTCGTGCTCCCGCTATTGCAACTGGCATTAAGCGCTGCTGGCCTGACCGTCTGGTGTTTACTTATCAGGGCGATGGCGACCTTGCTTGTATAGGTACTTGTGAGACTATTCATGCTCTGAACCGTGGTGAAAACATCGTTATCATCTTTGTTAACAATGCAATCTACGGCATGACTGGTGGACAGATGGCACCAACTACTCTGATTGGTCAGAAGACATCAACATGTCCTTATGGTCGCGACCCACAGATTCATGGTTATCCACTGAAGATGGCTGATATTGCAGCACAGCTTGAAGGTACATGCTTTGTTACACGTCAGTCGGTAGAGTCTGTTGCATCTATAAACAAGGCAAAGAAAGCACTGAAGAAAGCTTTTCAGGCTTCAATGGAGGGCAAAGGCTCTTCGTTGGTTGAGTTCGTTTCAACATGTAACAGCGGTTGGAAACTGACACCTGTACAGGCAAACGAGTGGATGAAAGAAAACATGTTCCCCTTCTATCCTAAAGGTGACCTTAAAGACACTACGGGACTTTAA
- a CDS encoding 2-oxoacid:acceptor oxidoreductase family protein produces the protein MKKEIIIAGFGGQGVLSMGKILAYSGLMEDKEVTWMPAYGPEQRGGTANVTVIVSDQRISSPILSKYDIAIVLNQPSLEKFEPKLKPGGILIYDSYGIINPPTRSDITIYKIDAMDKAAEMKNGKVFNMIVLGGLLKVAPVVGFGGVEKALYKTLPERHHAMIPLNMQALEEGGKIIEQVK, from the coding sequence ATGAAAAAAGAAATAATCATCGCAGGATTTGGAGGTCAGGGCGTGCTCTCAATGGGTAAGATTCTCGCCTACTCAGGACTGATGGAAGATAAGGAAGTGACATGGATGCCTGCCTATGGACCTGAGCAGCGCGGAGGTACAGCCAATGTGACTGTCATTGTGAGTGACCAGCGCATTTCATCGCCTATACTCAGTAAATATGATATAGCCATTGTGCTTAATCAGCCATCATTGGAGAAATTCGAGCCGAAGCTGAAACCTGGTGGAATACTCATCTATGACAGCTATGGCATAATTAATCCACCCACGCGCAGTGACATTACAATCTATAAGATTGATGCCATGGACAAGGCAGCGGAGATGAAGAACGGAAAGGTCTTCAACATGATTGTGCTGGGCGGACTATTGAAGGTTGCTCCGGTGGTGGGATTTGGCGGCGTGGAAAAAGCATTGTATAAGACATTGCCTGAGCGTCACCATGCTATGATTCCTCTGAACATGCAGGCTTTGGAGGAAGGTGGAAAGATTATAGAACAAGTGAAGTAA
- a CDS encoding two-component regulator propeller domain-containing protein: MILSPKTAEAQQFQASLSHYSTDEGLASNAISKIKQDDYGFIWLSTWNGLSRFDGYNFYNYQTGAGSRIPKLHNRILDMVIDTQQNVWMRMYDGRVFVVKRSTDMIVNAFENIMTSEEAFTSHPLMVTSSGDVLVNVDGVGLYKLRMEQNGIQSQLITTGNLVVTSMAEGYQNDIWLGTDKGVHRMDMSNLTIERKGLFLDEEICILYSNGYNIYVGTESGKIMSFSYGQDTKVLHIGDQRITGLFVDSHGVVWYSDNREGVHRILPDTSDEKTFTQRVTVPDYDGQGGEFDEVNGVVWIRLNKGGYGYYNREKDEVEYFHNDPSNPWNLSNTVNARLELSEGVIWESTSRRGLEKLEIQKNTIERLQINPNEEASLTNEIRAMAFDSHRQNLLIANKAGELYIKRANGETIMVNKNSDGSPLGRIYGIYVDSKDNYWLCSKGNGLYKFTPNAQCDHFTIENYRHGSNEYSIANDNIYNCVEDGEGNMWIASYGGGVNIMTRGKDGKTRFIHSGNVMHRYPFNSHKKVRCVAKGPDGNIWVGTTDGILIMSYKNNKISIEQVKPSEEEPSKILMSNDIVCLALDRQGDMWVGTNGGGIAHTLGKDSKGYWLFENFGSADGLPNEEIRGMTFDDRGNVWFSTDHVLCSFDTSKRIFTTFSSLDGVDETVCSEGAAVCMPSGNVLFGTVNGYYVVDRSKLVASTGNVLKLRITDFYVNDELQSPRLTDLFDYYVPESKKVVLPNHSSFFAFRFASLNYQLQHRVHYQYMLDGYDKEWQNADRNRIASYGDLPTGCYRFKVKAFLLESPDKFDMREIEVEVPPYFLLSTSAIWLYMAAFMAFGIWLLFWRQKILEEEEKMRVLREGPRRQRQLDETDDFLIFLNDYLNLHFSDPMLSVDDMVVAADMPEDKFVLQLRRSSGMSPKEYVSEYRIKKAMTMLETTADEIAIVAYGCGYLDVAAFNRQFKARTGVMPSRYRDMHKA, from the coding sequence ATGATTTTAAGCCCGAAAACTGCTGAAGCTCAGCAGTTTCAGGCTTCTTTGTCACATTACTCCACAGATGAGGGCCTGGCATCCAATGCTATATCAAAGATAAAGCAGGATGACTATGGTTTCATTTGGCTTTCAACATGGAATGGTCTTTCGCGATTCGATGGTTATAACTTCTATAACTATCAGACCGGTGCTGGAAGCAGAATACCCAAACTTCATAACCGTATTCTTGATATGGTCATTGACACTCAGCAGAACGTCTGGATGCGCATGTATGATGGGCGCGTTTTCGTCGTAAAGCGTTCTACTGACATGATTGTCAATGCTTTTGAGAATATAATGACCAGCGAGGAGGCTTTTACCAGTCATCCGCTGATGGTTACAAGTTCTGGTGATGTTTTGGTAAATGTTGATGGGGTGGGGCTGTATAAGTTGCGCATGGAGCAGAATGGAATACAGTCACAGCTTATCACTACGGGTAATCTTGTGGTGACATCGATGGCAGAAGGCTATCAGAACGATATATGGCTCGGAACCGACAAAGGTGTTCATCGAATGGACATGTCAAACCTTACCATTGAGCGTAAGGGCTTGTTCCTTGATGAAGAGATTTGTATTCTTTACTCAAACGGATATAACATATACGTTGGTACGGAATCGGGTAAGATAATGTCATTCTCCTATGGCCAGGATACCAAAGTCCTTCATATCGGAGACCAGCGTATAACAGGACTGTTCGTCGATAGTCACGGAGTCGTTTGGTATTCAGATAATCGTGAGGGCGTGCATCGTATTTTGCCGGATACGTCAGATGAGAAAACATTCACTCAGCGTGTGACAGTTCCAGACTATGATGGTCAGGGTGGCGAGTTCGATGAGGTTAATGGCGTGGTATGGATTCGCTTGAACAAAGGCGGATACGGCTATTACAATAGGGAAAAAGACGAAGTTGAATATTTTCATAACGACCCGAGTAACCCTTGGAATCTGTCGAACACCGTCAATGCACGGCTGGAACTTAGTGAGGGTGTCATATGGGAGTCTACTAGCCGTAGAGGATTGGAAAAACTCGAGATCCAGAAAAACACTATTGAGCGCTTGCAGATAAACCCCAATGAAGAAGCGTCTCTGACAAATGAGATACGAGCCATGGCTTTTGACTCACATCGTCAGAACCTTCTCATCGCAAACAAGGCAGGTGAGTTGTATATTAAGCGTGCCAATGGCGAGACAATCATGGTTAACAAAAATTCCGACGGTAGTCCACTCGGGCGTATCTATGGAATCTATGTTGACAGTAAAGACAATTACTGGCTTTGCTCTAAGGGTAACGGACTCTATAAGTTTACTCCAAATGCACAATGTGACCATTTCACTATTGAGAACTATAGACACGGAAGCAATGAGTATTCCATTGCTAATGATAATATATATAATTGTGTCGAGGATGGTGAAGGTAATATGTGGATTGCTTCATACGGTGGCGGTGTAAATATCATGACGCGTGGAAAGGATGGTAAAACACGTTTTATCCATAGCGGAAACGTTATGCACAGGTATCCTTTCAACTCTCACAAAAAGGTTCGTTGTGTGGCAAAGGGACCTGACGGCAATATTTGGGTAGGTACTACCGACGGCATACTTATAATGTCTTACAAGAACAATAAGATATCTATTGAACAGGTAAAGCCATCAGAAGAAGAGCCGTCTAAGATATTGATGTCAAACGACATTGTATGTCTTGCACTCGATCGCCAGGGTGATATGTGGGTAGGAACTAATGGTGGCGGTATAGCTCATACATTGGGAAAGGATAGTAAGGGCTACTGGCTTTTTGAAAACTTTGGCTCTGCTGATGGACTTCCTAATGAAGAGATACGTGGAATGACTTTTGATGACAGAGGTAACGTGTGGTTCTCAACAGATCATGTGCTCTGCTCTTTCGATACCAGCAAGCGCATATTTACAACTTTCTCCAGTCTTGATGGCGTTGATGAGACGGTCTGTTCTGAGGGTGCTGCCGTGTGCATGCCAAGTGGCAATGTGCTATTTGGTACTGTGAATGGCTACTATGTCGTTGACCGTTCAAAGCTGGTGGCAAGTACGGGAAACGTTCTGAAGCTGCGTATAACAGATTTCTACGTTAATGATGAGCTACAGAGTCCACGACTGACAGATTTGTTTGACTATTACGTGCCAGAAAGCAAGAAGGTTGTCTTGCCAAATCATAGTTCATTCTTTGCCTTCCGTTTTGCGTCGCTAAACTATCAACTTCAGCATCGCGTACACTACCAGTATATGCTTGACGGATATGACAAGGAATGGCAGAATGCCGACCGTAATCGTATAGCTTCTTATGGCGACCTGCCTACTGGATGCTATCGCTTTAAGGTGAAAGCATTCTTGTTGGAGTCACCCGATAAGTTTGACATGCGCGAGATAGAAGTGGAAGTGCCTCCTTACTTCCTCCTTTCAACCAGTGCTATATGGCTTTACATGGCAGCGTTCATGGCGTTTGGCATATGGTTACTATTCTGGCGTCAGAAGATTCTTGAAGAAGAAGAGAAAATGCGAGTACTACGTGAGGGACCACGTCGTCAGCGCCAGCTGGATGAGACAGACGATTTCCTTATTTTCCTTAACGACTATCTTAATCTGCACTTCTCTGATCCCATGCTGTCTGTGGATGATATGGTCGTTGCTGCAGATATGCCTGAAGATAAGTTCGTGCTGCAACTTCGTCGCAGTTCGGGCATGTCTCCTAAGGAATATGTGTCTGAGTACAGAATCAAAAAGGCGATGACTATGCTTGAGACAACAGCTGACGAGATTGCCATCGTCGCTTATGGCTGTGGCTATTTAGATGTGGCAGCTTTCAACCGTCAGTTTAAGGCACGCACAGGTGTTATGCCTTCAAGGTATAGAGACATGCATAAGGCATAA
- a CDS encoding riboflavin synthase, which produces MFSGIIEEFATVLAIDKDRENIDFTLTCSFVDELSIDQSVAHNGVCLTVVSTSPATAEKPASYVVTAMKETLDRSNLGLLKVGDKVNVERSMLMNGRLDGHIVQGHVDQTATCVDMQDADGSTYFTFKYAFDAEMARHGYFTVDKGSVTVNGVSLTVCRPTRDTFQVAIIPYTFEHTNFCDIKVGTVVNIEFDIIGKYIARMQQL; this is translated from the coding sequence ATGTTTTCTGGTATTATTGAAGAGTTCGCAACTGTCTTGGCTATTGATAAAGATAGGGAAAATATTGATTTCACTCTCACTTGTTCGTTTGTCGATGAACTTTCTATCGATCAGAGCGTGGCACATAATGGCGTATGCCTCACCGTGGTAAGCACTTCTCCTGCAACAGCTGAAAAGCCTGCTTCCTATGTTGTTACTGCCATGAAAGAGACACTCGACCGTTCGAATCTTGGACTTCTTAAAGTAGGCGACAAGGTCAATGTTGAGCGTTCTATGCTTATGAATGGCCGTCTTGACGGACACATCGTCCAGGGACATGTGGATCAGACAGCCACATGTGTTGACATGCAGGATGCTGATGGCTCAACTTATTTTACGTTTAAGTATGCTTTCGATGCTGAAATGGCCCGTCATGGCTATTTTACTGTTGATAAAGGTTCTGTCACAGTCAATGGCGTTTCACTCACTGTTTGCCGTCCTACGCGTGACACATTCCAGGTTGCAATCATTCCCTATACTTTTGAGCATACCAATTTCTGTGATATAAAGGTTGGCACAGTCGTTAATATTGAGTTCGATATTATCGGTAAGTATATTGCACGCATGCAACAATTGTAG
- the mfd gene encoding transcription-repair coupling factor translates to MDIKELLTLYASKPQAKAFLKQLQKNQQQLALDGLHASSKALFFASIAQQNTRTMVFVLNDVEDAGYFYHDLTQLIGDERALFFPSSYRRAIKYAQKDAPSEILRTEVLTKLRSKQPLFIVTHPEALAEMVINKKQLDDRMLNLQQGQTVSVDALVRQLREFGFIEVDYVYEPGQFSLRGSILDVFSFSHEYPFRIDFFGDDIDSIRTFEVEDQLSRERCQQVSIVPELSTVEEKESLLRFLPSDAVMVYNNYMFARDVIERTYREGFSTQALTERMEGATEMERKEIEREMQRDSQILTASQFERDAQPFTSVHLSSDGNVRRAVITFRTQPQPLFHKNFELLAKTIEDYHLQGYKIFVLADSQKQIERLHSILEEDKELRVSSSVIDGVNKTLHEGFVDEDLRVCCFTDHQIFDRFHKYNLKSDKARGGKVALTLKEIQQFEIGDYVVHVDHGIGKFMGLVRMPITQNNPSAQNSQNAPGFQEMIKIQYQHGDSIYVSIHSLYKVSKYKAQDTGQPPRMSFLGTGQWERLKERTKKHIKDIARDLIRLYSKRRTQRGFAFSHDTYLQHELEASFLYEDTPDQLKATQEVKADMEMARPMDRLVCGDVGFGKTEVAVRAAFKAAVDGKQVAVLVPTTVLAYQHFRTFSSRLKDMPVRVDYITRARTAKQTTALLKELEEGKIDILIGTQKLVGKNVKFKDLGLLIIDEEQKFGVSAKEKLRHMKTNVDTLTMSATPIPRTLQFSLMGARDMSVIQTPPPNRYPIQTEIHTFSPEIIVDAINFEMSRNGQVYFVNNRISDLTNLAEVIHKYIPDCRVAIGHGQMKPDELERIVLDFSNYDYDVLLSTTIVENGIDIPNANTIIINGAHNFGLSDLHQMRGRVGRGNRKAFCYLLAPPLSALPQDSRCRLEALESFSGLGSGINIAMQDLDIRGAGNLLGAEQSGFISDLGYETYQKILNEAMAELRNETSPDLPEGKEGLAHAGVSGEKTQTGSAWDSSPLGRLGEVLFVSDCTLESDLEMYFPDQYVPSDSERMLLYRELDNMRDDKELDAYRERLKDRFGPIPHVAEELLQVVRLRRMGMKLGCEKIMLKQGRMFMFFVSNDRSPFYQSEAFGRVLDFIGRNVRRCNLRDQQGKRSMIVTEVPTVEEAVKVLQGILG, encoded by the coding sequence ATGGATATTAAGGAGTTATTGACGCTCTATGCCAGCAAGCCTCAGGCAAAGGCATTTCTAAAGCAGCTTCAAAAGAACCAGCAGCAACTGGCTCTTGATGGTTTGCATGCTTCTTCGAAGGCACTCTTCTTTGCAAGCATAGCCCAGCAGAACACTCGTACAATGGTGTTTGTGCTGAATGATGTGGAGGATGCCGGCTATTTCTATCATGACCTCACTCAGTTGATTGGCGATGAGAGAGCACTCTTCTTTCCCTCGTCCTATCGCCGTGCAATAAAATATGCCCAGAAGGATGCCCCAAGTGAGATTCTCCGTACTGAGGTTTTGACAAAACTCCGTTCCAAACAGCCGCTTTTCATTGTTACTCATCCTGAGGCTTTGGCTGAGATGGTCATCAATAAGAAGCAGCTTGATGACCGCATGCTCAATCTTCAGCAAGGTCAGACCGTTAGCGTGGATGCTCTTGTACGCCAGTTGCGTGAATTTGGATTCATAGAGGTTGACTATGTCTATGAGCCTGGCCAGTTCTCATTGCGTGGTAGCATACTCGACGTGTTCTCTTTCAGTCACGAATATCCATTCCGTATAGATTTCTTTGGCGATGATATAGATTCTATCCGCACCTTCGAGGTGGAAGACCAACTCTCACGTGAGCGTTGCCAGCAGGTGAGCATCGTTCCTGAGCTATCGACTGTCGAGGAGAAAGAGTCGCTCCTTCGCTTCTTGCCATCCGATGCAGTGATGGTATATAATAATTATATGTTCGCGCGCGATGTCATAGAGCGTACCTATCGTGAAGGCTTCTCTACGCAGGCATTAACAGAGCGTATGGAAGGTGCTACCGAGATGGAACGCAAGGAGATAGAGCGCGAGATGCAGCGTGACTCTCAGATTCTCACTGCTTCTCAGTTTGAGCGTGATGCCCAGCCGTTTACATCAGTTCATCTTTCTTCGGATGGTAATGTGCGACGTGCTGTCATAACGTTCCGCACACAGCCTCAGCCACTCTTCCACAAGAATTTCGAGCTGTTGGCAAAGACCATAGAAGACTATCATCTGCAAGGCTATAAGATATTTGTTTTGGCCGACAGTCAGAAGCAGATAGAACGCCTACACTCCATATTGGAAGAGGACAAGGAACTTAGAGTGTCTTCCTCTGTTATTGATGGCGTAAACAAAACTCTTCACGAAGGCTTTGTCGATGAAGACCTTCGAGTCTGTTGCTTCACCGACCATCAGATATTCGACCGCTTCCACAAGTATAATCTAAAGAGCGATAAAGCGCGTGGCGGTAAGGTTGCGCTGACGCTGAAAGAGATACAGCAGTTCGAGATTGGCGACTATGTGGTACATGTGGACCACGGCATAGGCAAGTTCATGGGTCTTGTCCGCATGCCAATTACTCAGAATAATCCTAGTGCTCAGAATAGTCAGAATGCTCCTGGCTTCCAGGAGATGATAAAGATTCAGTATCAGCATGGCGACTCTATCTACGTGTCCATCCATTCGCTTTATAAAGTGTCGAAGTATAAGGCTCAGGATACAGGACAGCCTCCACGAATGTCGTTCCTTGGTACAGGTCAGTGGGAGCGTCTTAAGGAGCGCACGAAGAAGCACATCAAAGATATTGCACGTGACCTCATACGCCTATACTCAAAGCGTCGCACACAGCGCGGCTTCGCATTCAGCCATGACACATATCTACAGCACGAGCTTGAGGCATCGTTCCTCTATGAAGACACTCCCGACCAGCTGAAGGCAACCCAGGAGGTTAAGGCCGATATGGAAATGGCGCGTCCCATGGATCGTCTGGTCTGTGGCGATGTGGGTTTTGGCAAGACTGAGGTAGCTGTTCGTGCGGCATTCAAGGCCGCTGTCGATGGCAAACAGGTGGCAGTCCTCGTTCCTACGACGGTGCTTGCTTACCAGCATTTCCGTACGTTCAGTAGCCGACTCAAGGACATGCCTGTGCGAGTGGATTATATCACTCGGGCTCGTACGGCTAAGCAGACCACGGCCTTGCTTAAGGAACTTGAAGAAGGAAAGATTGATATACTCATTGGAACTCAGAAACTTGTAGGCAAGAATGTTAAGTTCAAGGATTTAGGTTTGCTCATCATCGATGAAGAGCAGAAGTTCGGTGTCTCTGCCAAAGAGAAACTTCGTCATATGAAGACCAATGTTGACACACTCACGATGTCAGCAACGCCAATACCTCGAACACTCCAGTTCTCACTGATGGGTGCACGCGACATGAGCGTCATACAGACACCGCCCCCAAACCGTTATCCCATTCAGACGGAGATACACACATTCTCTCCAGAGATTATCGTCGATGCCATCAACTTCGAGATGTCACGCAATGGACAGGTCTATTTCGTTAACAATCGCATCAGCGACCTAACTAATCTTGCTGAGGTCATACATAAATATATACCCGACTGCCGTGTGGCGATAGGTCATGGACAGATGAAGCCCGATGAGCTTGAGCGTATAGTGCTCGACTTCTCCAACTATGACTATGATGTGCTGCTCTCCACAACAATCGTTGAGAACGGTATTGATATTCCAAATGCCAACACCATAATTATTAATGGTGCTCATAACTTCGGACTCTCTGACCTCCATCAGATGCGAGGTCGTGTGGGACGTGGCAACCGTAAGGCGTTCTGCTATCTTCTGGCTCCACCGTTGTCGGCCCTTCCTCAAGACTCGCGTTGTCGCCTTGAGGCGCTTGAGAGCTTCAGTGGCTTGGGCTCAGGAATAAACATTGCCATGCAGGATCTTGATATCCGTGGTGCAGGAAATCTTCTTGGCGCTGAACAAAGTGGCTTCATCTCCGACCTTGGTTACGAGACCTATCAGAAAATTCTCAATGAGGCTATGGCGGAGTTGAGAAATGAGACCTCTCCCGACCTCCCCGAAGGGAAGGAGGGGCTAGCGCACGCTGGTGTCTCAGGAGAAAAAACACAAACAGGTTCTGCATGGGACTCCTCCCCTTTGGGGAGGCTGGGAGAGGTCTTGTTTGTCTCCGACTGTACCCTTGAGTCTGACCTTGAGATGTATTTCCCTGACCAGTATGTGCCGAGCGACTCCGAACGAATGCTTCTATATCGCGAACTCGATAACATGCGCGACGACAAGGAACTCGATGCCTATCGCGAAAGACTGAAGGACCGTTTTGGCCCCATCCCTCATGTGGCAGAAGAACTATTGCAGGTGGTTCGTCTTCGTCGTATGGGCATGAAGCTTGGCTGCGAGAAGATCATGCTTAAGCAGGGACGCATGTTCATGTTCTTTGTTAGCAATGACCGCAGTCCGTTCTATCAGAGTGAGGCCTTCGGACGCGTGCTTGACTTTATCGGGCGCAATGTGCGTCGTTGTAACCTTCGCGACCAGCAGGGTAAGCGCTCTATGATAGTTACCGAAGTGCCAACTGTTGAAGAGGCTGTTAAGGTTCTTCAGGGCATTTTGGGATAA